A single window of Agromyces aureus DNA harbors:
- a CDS encoding isochorismatase family protein, which translates to MTRALFIIDVQNDFTEGGALGVDGGAAVAAGITRHLEAHRDDYALVVASRDWHSGENDNGGHFATEADPDFVDTWPAHCVEGTPGAEYHPALAADVIDVHIRKGQGVPAYSIFEGTDDAGATIGEVLTAHGVTEVDVVGIATDYCVRASALDALEHGQHVRVLTGLVAGVAPESSAAALAELGHAGVELVDATDADRA; encoded by the coding sequence ATGACCCGGGCCCTGTTCATCATCGACGTGCAGAACGACTTCACCGAGGGCGGTGCGCTCGGCGTCGACGGCGGAGCCGCGGTCGCCGCGGGCATCACCCGCCACCTCGAGGCGCATCGCGACGACTACGCGCTCGTCGTGGCGTCCCGCGACTGGCACTCGGGCGAGAACGACAACGGCGGCCACTTCGCGACCGAGGCCGACCCCGACTTCGTCGACACCTGGCCGGCCCACTGCGTGGAGGGCACGCCCGGCGCCGAGTACCACCCGGCGCTCGCGGCCGACGTGATCGACGTGCACATCCGCAAGGGCCAGGGCGTCCCCGCCTACTCGATCTTCGAGGGCACGGATGACGCGGGCGCGACCATCGGCGAGGTGCTCACCGCGCACGGCGTCACCGAAGTCGACGTCGTCGGCATCGCGACCGACTACTGCGTGCGCGCGAGCGCCCTCGACGCCCTCGAGCATGGACAGCACGTGCGCGTGCTCACCGGCCTCGTCGCGGGCGTCGCCCCCGAGTCGTCGGCGGCCGCGCTCGCCGAGCTCGGGCACGCGGGCGTCGAGCTCGTCGATGCGACTGACGCCGACCGGGCCTGA
- a CDS encoding TetR/AcrR family transcriptional regulator, with protein sequence MPKIVDHDERRLEIVRATWRLIAEKGFRATTMREIAKSAGVANGGLFPYFRNKEELIGATFEHVYSATNARFAAVRADLEGMPALRELMLQIFPLDEERILEARIVIPFWEYAANDPALLALHERTMDEWRVEIADHLERAKQLGQARADLDVAVATDHLMAFVDGVQVIAVVSPASAAPARLTRLLEGYLDLLR encoded by the coding sequence ATGCCGAAGATCGTCGACCACGACGAGCGCCGACTCGAGATCGTGCGCGCGACCTGGCGGCTCATCGCCGAGAAGGGCTTCCGTGCGACGACGATGCGCGAGATCGCGAAGTCGGCCGGCGTCGCGAACGGCGGCCTCTTCCCGTACTTCCGCAACAAGGAAGAGCTGATCGGGGCCACATTCGAACACGTCTACTCGGCGACGAACGCCAGGTTCGCGGCCGTCCGCGCCGACCTCGAGGGCATGCCCGCGCTGCGCGAGCTCATGCTGCAGATCTTCCCGCTCGACGAGGAGCGCATCCTCGAGGCGCGCATCGTCATCCCGTTCTGGGAGTACGCGGCCAACGACCCGGCCCTGCTCGCGCTGCACGAGCGCACGATGGACGAGTGGCGGGTCGAGATCGCCGACCACCTCGAGCGCGCGAAGCAGCTCGGTCAGGCCCGAGCCGACCTCGACGTGGCGGTCGCCACCGACCATCTCATGGCCTTCGTCGACGGCGTGCAGGTGATCGCCGTCGTCTCCCCCGCGAGCGCGGCCCCAGCGCGTCTCACGCGACTCCTCGAGGGGTACCTCGACCTGCTGCGGTAG
- a CDS encoding aldehyde dehydrogenase family protein: MDSPTPVLEPTHDDLLAEIQSFDGERREILDPATGEVIGHAPVHSVDDLEAAVSRAKAAQPAWAALGHERRSELLMQAADAIDAEGEALARILSREQGKPLNGPNARFEVGGASGWLRAAAATRLETEVVFDDGQVHAEMTYRPIGVVGAIGPWNWPQMITVWQVGPALRMGNTVVVKPSEYTPLSVLALVAVINRVLPEGVVEIVSGGREIGAALSSHPAVGKVMFTGSTATGKAIIRSSADTVKRLTLELGGNDAGIVLPDVDPKAIAEGLFWGAFINTGQTCAALKRLYVHDSVYDAVCEALVDVAAAMPMGVGLDEGNVLGPLQNRQQFDIVDRLVESAKASGARVLLGGEPDREQPGHFYPTTLVADIDDANPLVQEEQFGPALPIVRYHDVDEAIALANDVEVGLGASVWGADRDEARRVAARIEAGTVWINSHGTIHPMVPFGGAKQSGYGLEFGVEGLKALGLPQVING, translated from the coding sequence ATGGACAGCCCGACCCCCGTGCTCGAACCGACGCACGACGACCTGCTCGCCGAGATCCAGTCGTTCGACGGCGAGCGACGCGAGATCCTCGACCCGGCGACCGGCGAGGTCATCGGTCACGCGCCCGTGCACTCGGTCGACGATCTCGAGGCCGCGGTCAGCCGGGCGAAGGCGGCCCAGCCGGCGTGGGCCGCACTCGGTCACGAGCGCCGCAGCGAGCTGCTCATGCAGGCCGCCGATGCGATCGACGCCGAGGGCGAGGCGCTCGCGCGCATCCTCTCGCGCGAGCAGGGCAAGCCGCTCAACGGCCCCAACGCCCGGTTCGAGGTGGGCGGGGCATCCGGATGGCTGCGCGCCGCCGCCGCGACCCGGCTCGAGACCGAGGTGGTCTTCGACGACGGCCAGGTGCACGCAGAGATGACCTACCGCCCGATCGGCGTGGTCGGTGCGATCGGCCCGTGGAACTGGCCGCAGATGATCACGGTCTGGCAGGTCGGACCGGCTCTGCGGATGGGCAACACGGTGGTCGTGAAGCCCTCGGAGTACACGCCGCTCAGCGTGCTCGCACTCGTCGCGGTGATCAACCGCGTGCTGCCGGAGGGCGTCGTCGAGATCGTCTCGGGCGGGCGCGAGATCGGCGCCGCGCTCTCGTCGCACCCCGCGGTGGGCAAGGTCATGTTCACGGGGTCGACGGCGACGGGCAAGGCGATCATCCGCAGCTCGGCCGATACCGTCAAGCGGCTCACGCTCGAGCTCGGCGGCAACGACGCGGGCATCGTGTTGCCCGACGTCGACCCGAAGGCGATCGCCGAAGGGCTGTTCTGGGGCGCGTTCATCAACACGGGCCAGACCTGCGCCGCACTGAAGCGCCTGTACGTGCACGACAGCGTCTACGACGCCGTGTGCGAGGCGCTGGTCGACGTCGCCGCGGCCATGCCCATGGGCGTCGGGCTCGACGAGGGCAACGTGCTCGGCCCGCTGCAGAACCGCCAGCAGTTCGACATCGTCGACCGGCTCGTGGAGTCGGCGAAGGCGTCGGGCGCGCGCGTGCTGCTCGGCGGCGAACCCGACCGCGAGCAGCCGGGCCACTTCTACCCGACGACGCTCGTCGCCGACATCGACGACGCGAATCCGCTCGTGCAGGAGGAGCAGTTCGGCCCGGCCCTGCCGATCGTCCGCTACCACGACGTCGACGAGGCCATCGCCCTCGCGAACGACGTCGAGGTCGGGCTGGGCGCCTCGGTGTGGGGCGCCGATCGCGACGAGGCGCGACGCGTCGCCGCGCGCATCGAGGCCGGCACGGTGTGGATCAACTCGCACGGCACGATCCACCCGATGGTGCCGTTCGGCGGCGCGAAGCAGTCCGGCTACGGGCTCGAGTTCGGCGTCGAGGGCCTGAAGGCGCTCGGCCTGCCGCAGGTCATCAACGGCTGA
- a CDS encoding APC family permease, whose protein sequence is MTSTTTSPPKQSGGLGRRRLGVPSVTLMIIAASAPLTVVAGGVTTTFAVTGVIGVPIGFIVLAAALAVFAVGYAAMSRYVTNAGAFYAYIAQGLGRPFGVGASLVALVAYNAMQVGIYGLFGFQMSMFLEAKLGIATPWWLWILVCIGVVAVLGVNRVDLSAKVLGILVALEFVAVIVFDIVSFSVAPEGVSTAGLQLSNLFVPGVGAVLSFGIAAFMGFESAAIYGEESKDPKRTVARATYAAVAIIGVFYAFSAWAFTVGIGPSQIAEASATYGPDLMFVFMSEHAPVIISDLMQVLFLTSLFAALQSFHNAVARYLYSLGREGVLHRRLGSVRAVSRAPWAGSVAQTIIALVVTLGFVFAGEVMGLKNDFAPTEFLYPVLTMFTWLTNTGAMGLVLLMCIIAISVIGFFRRDRRGLGLWSTLIAPLISAVVLFTVFVLIVANFNVLLGQAETTPVTFVLPALLIVPGIAGVIWGFAIRRRNPELYARIGHGVEEAEVDLIDGEGHRGL, encoded by the coding sequence ATGACCTCCACGACGACCTCCCCGCCGAAGCAGAGCGGCGGCCTCGGCCGACGCCGCCTGGGCGTGCCATCCGTCACCCTCATGATCATCGCGGCCTCCGCCCCGCTCACCGTCGTCGCCGGCGGGGTCACGACCACCTTCGCGGTCACGGGCGTGATCGGCGTGCCGATCGGCTTCATCGTGCTCGCCGCGGCGCTCGCCGTGTTCGCGGTCGGCTACGCCGCGATGAGCCGGTACGTCACGAACGCGGGTGCGTTCTACGCGTACATCGCGCAGGGCCTCGGTCGGCCGTTCGGCGTCGGGGCCTCGCTCGTGGCGCTCGTCGCGTACAACGCAATGCAGGTCGGCATCTACGGGCTCTTCGGGTTCCAGATGTCGATGTTCCTCGAGGCCAAGCTCGGCATCGCGACCCCGTGGTGGCTCTGGATCCTCGTGTGCATCGGCGTCGTCGCCGTGCTCGGCGTCAACCGCGTCGACCTGTCGGCGAAGGTGCTCGGCATCCTCGTGGCGCTCGAGTTCGTGGCCGTCATCGTCTTCGACATCGTCTCGTTCTCCGTGGCGCCCGAAGGCGTGAGCACGGCGGGGCTCCAGCTCTCGAACCTGTTCGTGCCGGGGGTCGGCGCGGTGCTCTCGTTCGGCATCGCCGCCTTCATGGGCTTCGAGTCGGCCGCGATCTACGGTGAGGAGTCGAAGGACCCCAAGCGCACCGTCGCCCGTGCCACGTACGCGGCCGTGGCGATCATCGGCGTCTTCTACGCGTTCAGCGCCTGGGCCTTCACGGTGGGCATCGGACCGTCGCAGATCGCCGAGGCCTCGGCGACGTACGGCCCTGACCTCATGTTCGTCTTCATGAGCGAGCACGCGCCCGTCATCATCAGCGACCTCATGCAGGTGCTCTTCCTCACGAGCCTGTTCGCGGCACTGCAGTCGTTCCACAACGCGGTCGCGCGCTACCTGTACTCGCTCGGACGCGAGGGCGTGCTGCACCGTCGACTCGGCTCGGTGCGAGCCGTCTCGCGTGCGCCGTGGGCCGGCTCGGTCGCGCAGACGATCATCGCGCTCGTGGTCACGCTCGGCTTCGTGTTCGCGGGCGAGGTCATGGGCCTGAAGAACGACTTCGCGCCGACGGAGTTCCTCTACCCGGTGCTCACGATGTTCACGTGGCTGACCAACACGGGAGCCATGGGGCTCGTGCTGCTCATGTGCATCATCGCCATCTCGGTCATCGGGTTCTTCCGCCGCGACCGACGAGGGCTCGGACTCTGGTCGACCCTCATCGCGCCGCTCATCTCGGCCGTGGTGCTCTTCACGGTGTTCGTGCTCATCGTCGCGAACTTCAACGTGCTGCTCGGCCAGGCCGAGACGACGCCGGTGACCTTCGTGCTGCCCGCACTGCTCATCGTGCCCGGCATCGCGGGCGTGATCTGGGGCTTCGCGATCCGCAGGAGGAACCCGGAGCTGTACGCCCGCATCGGCCACGGCGTCGAGGAGGCCGAGGTCGACCTGATCGACGGCGAGGGGCACCGCGGGCTCTGA
- a CDS encoding primary-amine oxidase: protein MTTTSTLHSIGRPDEAPGDVNGAANGAAPADAPDALRGLSADEIDAARDILHEAGLIGEHTRFVYVGLDEPAKADVFAGIELPRVVRALVLDRSTGASADLRVSVTDRAVLSNEPIDGANGHVPILDVEFEAIYDLLGAEQQWHDALAKRGITHEQVALAPLSAGNYGFEAEAGRRVIRVLAFMREHEQDHCWAHPVDGLCAYVDMIEGRMFELIDHRVYEIPAEGGNFDDPAVQGAPLDSLKRIEISQPDGPSYTVDGDRVSWANWRFSLAFDAREGLVLRRIRYVDADQGGEERDIVYRASIAEMVVPYGDPSPARFWQNYFDTGEYVFGRYANSLQLGCDCLGEIRYFDATIADEFGHPRVIPNAICMHEEDVGTLWKHTDIYTGSNEVRRQRRLVISFFTTVGNYDYGFYWYLYLDGAIECEAKLTGVLFTSAFDAAAGDHASEVAPGLGAPYHQHLFSARLDMMVDGLANAVDEVDAARVPMGEGNAYGNAFTKRSTRLRTEAEGARDADPVAGRTWHIVNTEKTNRLGRPVGYELIAQGSPTLLADPESVIAKRAGFTRKHLWVTRYDQAERYPAGDLVNQGPGGDGLPRYTAADRSIDGDDIVLWHTFGPTHFPRVEDWPVMPVDTAKFTLKPYGFFGRNPTLNVPSSAALGMACHTGPGHDGHDGQAAHDGQADHEGHGASGCRCEAGACTCAGHGH, encoded by the coding sequence ATGACGACGACGTCCACTCTCCACTCGATCGGCCGGCCCGACGAGGCGCCCGGCGATGTGAACGGCGCAGCGAACGGCGCAGCGCCCGCCGACGCGCCGGACGCGCTCCGCGGACTCTCGGCCGACGAGATCGACGCGGCCCGCGACATCCTGCACGAGGCCGGATTGATCGGCGAGCACACGCGGTTCGTCTACGTCGGCCTCGACGAGCCCGCCAAGGCCGACGTGTTCGCGGGCATCGAGCTGCCCCGCGTCGTGCGCGCCCTGGTGCTCGACCGGTCGACGGGTGCGTCGGCCGACCTCCGCGTCTCGGTCACCGACCGTGCAGTGCTCTCGAACGAGCCGATCGACGGCGCGAACGGCCACGTGCCGATCCTCGACGTCGAGTTCGAGGCGATCTACGACCTGCTCGGTGCTGAGCAGCAGTGGCACGACGCGCTCGCCAAGCGCGGCATCACGCACGAGCAGGTCGCCCTCGCACCGCTCTCGGCCGGCAACTACGGCTTCGAGGCCGAGGCGGGACGCCGCGTCATCCGCGTGCTCGCCTTCATGCGCGAGCACGAGCAGGACCACTGCTGGGCGCACCCCGTCGACGGCCTCTGCGCCTACGTCGACATGATCGAGGGGCGCATGTTCGAGCTCATCGACCACCGCGTCTACGAGATCCCGGCCGAGGGCGGCAACTTCGACGACCCCGCGGTGCAGGGCGCGCCGCTCGACTCCCTGAAGCGGATCGAGATCAGCCAGCCCGATGGACCCAGCTACACGGTCGACGGTGATCGGGTGAGCTGGGCGAACTGGCGCTTCTCGCTCGCCTTCGACGCCCGCGAGGGGCTCGTGCTTCGCCGCATCCGCTACGTCGACGCCGACCAGGGCGGCGAGGAGCGCGACATCGTCTACCGAGCCTCGATCGCCGAGATGGTCGTGCCCTACGGCGACCCCTCGCCCGCTCGGTTCTGGCAGAACTACTTCGACACGGGCGAGTACGTGTTCGGCCGATACGCGAACTCGCTGCAGCTCGGATGCGACTGCCTCGGCGAGATCCGCTACTTCGACGCGACGATCGCCGACGAGTTCGGGCACCCCCGCGTCATCCCGAACGCCATCTGCATGCACGAGGAGGACGTCGGCACCCTCTGGAAGCACACCGACATCTACACCGGCTCGAACGAGGTGCGCCGCCAGCGCAGGCTCGTGATCAGCTTCTTCACCACCGTCGGCAACTACGACTACGGCTTCTACTGGTACCTCTACCTCGACGGCGCCATCGAGTGCGAGGCGAAGCTCACCGGCGTGCTCTTCACGTCGGCGTTCGATGCGGCGGCCGGCGACCACGCCAGCGAGGTCGCTCCCGGCCTCGGGGCGCCGTATCACCAGCACCTCTTCAGCGCACGACTCGACATGATGGTCGACGGGCTCGCCAACGCGGTCGACGAGGTCGACGCCGCGCGCGTGCCGATGGGCGAGGGCAACGCCTACGGCAACGCCTTCACCAAGCGGAGCACGCGCCTGCGCACCGAGGCCGAGGGTGCACGCGACGCCGACCCCGTCGCGGGCCGCACCTGGCACATCGTCAACACCGAGAAGACGAACCGCCTCGGCCGTCCGGTCGGCTACGAGCTCATCGCGCAGGGCTCGCCCACGCTGCTGGCCGACCCCGAGTCGGTCATCGCCAAGCGGGCCGGCTTCACGCGCAAGCACCTCTGGGTCACGCGGTACGACCAGGCGGAGCGCTACCCCGCGGGCGACCTCGTGAACCAGGGACCGGGCGGCGACGGCCTGCCGCGCTACACCGCCGCCGACCGTTCGATCGACGGCGACGACATCGTGCTCTGGCACACGTTCGGCCCGACGCACTTCCCGCGCGTCGAGGACTGGCCCGTCATGCCGGTCGACACCGCCAAGTTCACGCTCAAGCCCTACGGCTTCTTCGGCCGAAACCCCACGCTGAACGTGCCGTCATCGGCCGCGCTCGGCATGGCCTGCCACACCGGGCCGGGCCACGACGGGCACGACGGGCAGGCCGCTCACGACGGCCAGGCCGATCACGAAGGGCACGGGGCGAGCGGATGCCGCTGCGAGGCCGGTGCGTGCACCTGCGCCGGGCACGGGCACTGA
- a CDS encoding helix-turn-helix domain-containing protein, whose amino-acid sequence MRSAPLDTAALPLGFGEFSALVSQSFVPLQVRSDRQDSFRGEIRASTNDDVHVSVVTADGHEIHRTPELVARSSHRCFKVGLQLAGTGLLIQDNREAVLRPGDLTVYDTDSPYTLVFEEGFSTLVLMVPHRVLELPTDAVRGMTAATIDGGGGLARVVARFLGELAGDLQQLDGPIGGRLARNAVDLVTTLYARELDVARDADRPHRAMLRRVQAYIDAHLGDPDLTPGSIAAAAFISTRHLHALFHEEGLTVSTFIRARRLDRCRRELGDPLTAHRPIGQVATRWGFADAAHFSRAFRAEFGEPPSAFRARTTAA is encoded by the coding sequence ATGCGCTCCGCCCCGCTCGACACGGCGGCGCTGCCGCTCGGATTCGGCGAGTTCAGCGCCCTCGTCTCGCAGTCGTTCGTGCCGCTGCAGGTGCGCTCCGACCGGCAGGACTCGTTCCGCGGCGAGATCCGCGCGTCGACCAACGACGACGTGCACGTCTCGGTCGTCACGGCCGACGGTCACGAGATCCACCGTACGCCCGAGCTCGTCGCCCGCTCGAGCCACCGCTGCTTCAAGGTAGGCCTGCAACTCGCCGGCACGGGCCTCCTCATCCAGGACAACCGCGAGGCCGTGCTCCGCCCAGGCGACCTGACGGTGTACGACACCGACTCCCCCTACACGCTCGTCTTCGAGGAGGGGTTCAGCACGCTCGTGCTCATGGTGCCGCACCGAGTGCTCGAACTGCCGACCGACGCGGTGCGCGGCATGACCGCCGCGACCATCGACGGCGGCGGCGGACTCGCACGGGTCGTGGCCCGCTTCCTCGGCGAGCTCGCGGGCGACCTGCAGCAGCTCGACGGCCCGATCGGCGGCCGGCTCGCCCGCAACGCCGTCGACCTCGTCACCACGCTCTACGCGCGCGAACTCGACGTCGCCCGTGACGCCGACCGGCCGCACCGTGCGATGCTCCGGCGCGTGCAGGCCTACATCGACGCGCACCTCGGCGACCCCGACCTCACGCCCGGCAGCATCGCCGCGGCCGCGTTCATCTCGACCAGGCACCTGCACGCGCTCTTCCACGAGGAGGGGCTCACCGTCTCGACGTTCATCAGGGCACGTCGGCTCGACCGGTGCCGCCGCGAGCTCGGCGATCCGCTGACCGCGCACCGGCCCATCGGCCAGGTCGCCACCCGATGGGGCTTCGCGGATGCCGCGCACTTCAGCCGTGCGTTCCGAGCCGAGTTCGGCGAGCCGCCGAGCGCCTTCCGCGCGCGCACGACCGCGGCCTGA
- a CDS encoding type IV toxin-antitoxin system AbiEi family antitoxin domain-containing protein: MPTPDSASPPAHGAEEPTRPRDFEPPPLADDQAVPMSELRRLIGSTGGICSTADLAQAGFTERGIAVAVNRGEIERLHRGVYCDPRIATELKQAARVGGRLTCVSAAHLHGLRVLGTPPKLHVEVASNAARLRHPGTARPLTLPSPDVRVHWEPDAQAEGAMVSLSRCLEHVMGCLPPVEALCVLDSARERVPWRPERPQLLEETAFQALLARLSVSARRVAERSITGSQSVGETVARERLTAAGVPVRAQMPLIGGHFADILIGDRLVFEVDGEGPHTEPGAFDRDRARWAWLKAVGYAHLSFSHRQVIERWDEVFDAVRMHLRRGDHLWSTANPPPWATQDVATARRGTRGAVRRVAEAS; encoded by the coding sequence TTGCCGACACCCGACTCGGCCTCACCACCCGCGCACGGGGCTGAGGAACCCACACGGCCCCGAGATTTCGAGCCGCCACCATTGGCAGACGACCAAGCTGTGCCGATGAGCGAATTGCGCAGGCTGATCGGATCCACCGGCGGCATCTGCTCCACAGCCGACCTCGCGCAGGCGGGCTTCACCGAGCGAGGAATCGCCGTCGCCGTCAACCGCGGGGAGATCGAGCGACTCCACCGTGGCGTGTACTGCGACCCGCGCATCGCAACCGAACTCAAACAGGCCGCGCGCGTGGGCGGTCGGCTGACGTGCGTGTCCGCGGCTCACCTGCATGGCCTCCGCGTGCTCGGCACACCACCGAAGCTGCACGTCGAGGTGGCGTCGAACGCGGCGAGACTGAGGCACCCCGGCACAGCTCGGCCACTCACCCTGCCGAGTCCGGATGTTCGCGTTCACTGGGAACCCGACGCGCAGGCGGAGGGCGCCATGGTCTCGCTCTCGCGCTGCCTCGAGCACGTGATGGGCTGCCTTCCTCCGGTGGAAGCGCTGTGCGTCCTCGACTCCGCGCGCGAGCGCGTGCCGTGGCGACCCGAACGCCCCCAACTGCTCGAGGAGACGGCCTTCCAGGCGTTGCTCGCTCGCCTGAGCGTCTCCGCGCGCCGGGTTGCGGAGCGATCGATCACCGGCAGCCAATCCGTCGGTGAGACGGTCGCGCGCGAGCGTCTCACCGCTGCCGGAGTTCCGGTACGCGCCCAGATGCCGCTGATCGGCGGCCATTTCGCGGACATCCTCATCGGCGACCGCCTCGTGTTCGAGGTCGACGGGGAAGGACCACACACCGAGCCGGGCGCATTCGACCGCGATCGCGCGCGCTGGGCCTGGCTGAAGGCAGTCGGCTACGCCCACCTCTCGTTCAGTCATCGGCAGGTGATCGAGCGGTGGGATGAGGTGTTCGATGCGGTCCGCATGCACCTGCGGCGCGGCGACCACCTCTGGTCGACGGCCAACCCGCCGCCGTGGGCAACTCAGGATGTCGCGACGGCGCGCCGGGGAACCCGCGGCGCGGTGCGGCGTGTCGCCGAGGCATCCTGA
- the hpaD gene encoding 3,4-dihydroxyphenylacetate 2,3-dioxygenase: protein MTLTSSGFYVSQEAPIRSSNPVPTPSAPAPDILRCAYMELVVTDLAASRVFYVDVLGLYVTEEDDEAIYLRSTEEFIHHNLVLRQGPVAAVAAFSYRVRSNDDLEKAVAFYSELGCRVERRADGFTKGIGDSVRVEDPLGFPYEFFFETTHVERLSWRYDLHTPGELVRLDHFNQVTPDVPRAVNFMQSLGFRVTEDIQDEEGVVYAAWMRRKPTVHDTAMTGGDGPRMHHVAFATHEKHNILAICDKLGALRRSDAIERGPGRHGVSNAFYLYLRDPDGHRVEIYTQDYYTGDPDNPVVTWDVHDNQRRDWWGNPVVPSWYTEASLVLDLDGNPKPVVTRTDSSEMAVTIGADGFSYTRSGDEERGFKLGNTL from the coding sequence ATGACCCTCACCTCGTCGGGCTTCTACGTCTCCCAGGAGGCCCCGATCCGCTCGAGCAACCCGGTGCCGACGCCCTCGGCGCCCGCCCCCGACATCCTGCGCTGCGCGTACATGGAGCTCGTGGTGACCGACCTGGCCGCGTCGCGCGTGTTCTACGTCGACGTGCTCGGCCTCTACGTCACCGAGGAGGACGACGAGGCGATCTACCTGCGCTCGACCGAGGAGTTCATCCACCACAACCTCGTGCTGCGGCAGGGACCCGTCGCGGCCGTCGCGGCGTTCTCGTACCGCGTGCGCTCGAACGACGACCTCGAAAAGGCGGTCGCGTTCTACTCGGAACTCGGATGCCGCGTCGAACGTCGTGCCGACGGCTTCACCAAGGGCATCGGCGACTCCGTCCGCGTCGAGGACCCCCTCGGGTTCCCCTACGAGTTCTTCTTCGAGACCACGCACGTCGAGCGCCTGTCGTGGCGCTACGACCTGCACACGCCGGGCGAGCTCGTGCGCCTCGACCACTTCAACCAGGTGACGCCCGACGTGCCGCGCGCCGTGAACTTCATGCAGTCCCTCGGGTTCCGCGTCACGGAGGACATCCAAGACGAGGAGGGCGTCGTCTACGCGGCGTGGATGCGCCGCAAGCCCACCGTGCACGACACCGCCATGACCGGTGGCGATGGCCCGCGCATGCACCACGTCGCGTTCGCGACGCACGAGAAGCACAACATCCTCGCGATCTGCGACAAGCTCGGCGCCCTGCGCCGATCGGATGCGATCGAGCGCGGACCCGGCCGCCACGGCGTCTCGAACGCGTTCTACCTCTACCTCCGCGACCCCGACGGCCACCGCGTCGAGATCTACACGCAGGACTACTACACGGGCGACCCCGACAACCCCGTCGTCACGTGGGACGTGCACGACAACCAGCGCCGCGACTGGTGGGGCAACCCCGTCGTGCCCTCCTGGTACACCGAGGCGTCGCTCGTGCTCGACCTCGACGGCAACCCCAAGCCCGTCGTCACCCGCACCGACTCGTCGGAGATGGCCGTCACGATCGGCGCCGACGGCTTCTCGTACACGCGCTCGGGCGACGAGGAACGCGGCTTCAAGCTCGGCAACACCCTGTAA